One window from the genome of Spirosoma rhododendri encodes:
- a CDS encoding CHC2 zinc finger domain-containing protein: MIGSQTIQSAKQVAIADYLAFRGFQPVSQHGQRLVYYSPFRQESTPSFWVNPAINRYKDFGSSETGDDVIRLVQRLNSVSFTQAVDELSRFAGLESKPGFSFSGPVHAPTAQATICSIKLLSNPHLIRYVESRKISYPTARRYCLEIYYQQGEKNLFALGFANQKGGYALRNGVGAKRNIGPAGYTLIDAPTAGSINVFEGVFDFLSALEYYGLQTPTFPTLVLNSTTNLESAFPLLESYQRVNAYLDNDTAGKATLERLSNNGLCVADRSRLYAEHKDFNAFWLERAAFHLPG, translated from the coding sequence ATGATCGGCTCTCAAACGATACAATCAGCTAAGCAGGTAGCCATTGCCGACTACCTAGCATTCAGAGGTTTTCAGCCCGTCAGTCAGCACGGCCAACGGCTCGTATACTACTCCCCGTTCCGGCAGGAAAGTACGCCCTCCTTTTGGGTCAATCCGGCTATAAATCGCTATAAAGATTTTGGCTCCAGCGAGACCGGAGACGATGTGATCCGGCTAGTGCAGCGGCTCAACAGCGTCAGCTTTACCCAAGCTGTTGACGAGCTGAGCCGGTTCGCTGGTTTGGAAAGTAAGCCTGGCTTTTCATTTAGTGGGCCTGTTCACGCCCCCACTGCACAAGCTACTATTTGTTCGATCAAACTGCTTTCCAATCCGCACTTGATCAGATATGTGGAAAGCCGCAAGATCAGCTACCCGACCGCACGGCGGTACTGCCTGGAGATCTACTACCAGCAGGGCGAAAAGAACCTATTTGCGCTAGGATTTGCCAACCAGAAAGGCGGCTACGCATTGCGGAATGGAGTAGGGGCTAAGCGCAATATAGGGCCAGCCGGATACACGCTGATCGACGCACCTACGGCTGGCAGCATCAACGTCTTTGAAGGGGTGTTTGATTTCCTTTCCGCCCTGGAGTACTACGGCCTACAAACGCCCACTTTCCCTACGCTGGTGCTCAACTCAACGACCAATTTGGAAAGTGCTTTCCCATTGTTGGAAAGCTACCAACGGGTAAACGCCTACCTGGATAATGATACAGCCGGAAAAGCAACCCTAGAACGACTTTCCAATAACGGTTTGTGTGTCGCTGACCGCTCCAGGTTGTACGCTGAGCACAAAGATTTCAATGCGTTCTGGCTGGAGCGTGCTGCTTTCCATTTACCAGGCTAA